The Shewanella japonica genome has a window encoding:
- a CDS encoding CBS domain-containing protein, protein MKPTTPIKNRDVLMNQYAMIDGMLTISEAIAIAVEQNVSILVVNKRNEHDEYGMLLLSDIARKVLATNKSPERVNVYEIMIKPVMAVSADMDIRYTARLFDQFQINKAPVVENSNIIGFVTYDDIVLKGMVSQ, encoded by the coding sequence ATGAAGCCGACAACGCCTATTAAAAATCGAGATGTATTGATGAATCAATACGCTATGATTGACGGTATGCTGACCATTAGTGAAGCCATTGCCATCGCGGTGGAACAGAATGTCTCTATTTTGGTCGTCAACAAGCGTAATGAGCATGACGAATATGGCATGCTATTGCTCAGCGATATTGCCAGAAAAGTCCTCGCAACAAATAAGTCACCGGAGCGAGTTAACGTATATGAAATCATGATAAAGCCGGTGATGGCTGTCAGTGCAGATATGGATATCCGTTATACCGCTAGGCTATTTGATCAATTCCAAATCAATAAAGCACCTGTGGTTGAAAACAGCAACATTATTGGCTTTGTGACTTATGACGATATCGTACTTAAAGGCATGGTTAGTCAATAG
- a CDS encoding P-II family nitrogen regulator has translation MRFKLIIAFVDDITTDTVLDAAREAGATGATVINHARGEGLKKKKTFMGLGLDVQRDVILWLVEEHMSRHILETICEVGGFNTNPGQGIAIQIDVEDAVGVAHQVEKLTNDIKDQI, from the coding sequence ATGCGATTTAAGTTAATTATCGCTTTTGTTGACGACATCACGACAGACACTGTACTTGATGCCGCCCGAGAAGCTGGCGCTACTGGCGCCACAGTTATCAACCATGCTAGAGGTGAAGGGCTAAAGAAAAAGAAAACCTTCATGGGCTTAGGCTTAGATGTTCAGCGTGATGTGATTTTATGGCTAGTAGAAGAGCATATGAGTCGCCATATTTTAGAGACAATATGCGAGGTGGGCGGGTTTAACACTAACCCAGGCCAAGGTATTGCGATTCAAATTGATGTTGAAGATGCCGTTGGTGTTGCTCATCAAGTTGAAAAACTCACCAATGATATTAAGGATCAAATATGA